The Mycoplasmopsis gallinacea genome includes a window with the following:
- a CDS encoding GA module-containing protein: MGELLQKQAEANAAKNGLDYENATDAFKKALDDQIGKNAEFINDVTNDEAFYNLDNLELINAEIDKLKKQTQDAIDNLKNNAKTHLAESKTNAANAIENLEYLNNAQKQALKEQLNNATTIASHEETLDKSVNEVLKEANDINESMKALSDFIKKQIQKGNGSDPLIDLNYVDADSRLKTNFVTSYNKAKQALNKQNGKNLSNDEVKTLLATLKNDFAALNGKTNRQNKVNELQNLVNGAADVKNDEKFQNSSAQKQEQYNNAIANGEKVLKNKDNQTLDQIKGAINTIKDALLKIQNNKEDLKNKINNLPNLNNKEKENFISEINKHQEDDDQIYNIYKDALDKNNKKQELINLINEKENLSEEDKAKLKEHIKNSTYNSAEELNEAKENINNLDASISDLLSDENINLTNEKLDSIINQINNLHLNNNDYLNLVKLLKSLNGINDALAKYQASWVSNKDYNDKKKNLENAIKENLAFVATDPRVVLQNDRLIRHQEIFVKLSKAEIQLVDAILNANKEAFEQNMANLKQVAPEQYVNFAKQIEQDKFFEIVSKKSKVSANEKQQLSQVSSEGVSKVLYSAYKTKVDSLKVGSAAALKWLVIMGGVLLTAAVIIFGIGFAKKRKKGND, from the coding sequence ATGGGTGAACTTCTTCAAAAACAAGCTGAAGCTAATGCTGCTAAAAATGGGCTTGATTATGAAAATGCTACAGATGCATTTAAAAAAGCACTTGATGATCAAATTGGAAAAAATGCTGAATTTATAAATGATGTAACTAATGATGAAGCATTTTATAACCTTGATAATCTTGAATTAATTAATGCTGAAATTGACAAGCTGAAAAAACAAACTCAAGATGCAATTGATAATCTAAAAAATAACGCTAAAACCCATCTTGCTGAATCCAAAACAAACGCAGCAAATGCAATTGAAAATCTTGAATATTTAAACAATGCTCAAAAACAAGCATTAAAAGAGCAATTAAATAATGCAACAACAATTGCTTCTCATGAAGAAACTTTAGATAAATCAGTTAATGAAGTTCTTAAAGAGGCAAATGACATTAATGAATCTATGAAAGCTCTTAGCGATTTTATTAAAAAGCAAATTCAGAAAGGTAATGGAAGTGATCCATTAATTGATTTAAATTACGTCGATGCTGATTCAAGACTTAAAACTAATTTCGTAACTTCATATAACAAAGCAAAACAAGCTTTAAATAAACAAAATGGTAAAAACTTATCTAACGATGAAGTAAAAACTCTTTTAGCTACACTTAAAAATGATTTTGCTGCTTTAAACGGAAAAACTAACCGTCAAAATAAAGTAAATGAACTTCAAAACTTAGTAAATGGTGCTGCAGATGTTAAAAATGATGAAAAATTCCAAAACTCATCAGCACAAAAACAAGAACAATACAATAATGCAATTGCAAATGGTGAAAAAGTCTTAAAAAATAAAGATAATCAAACTCTTGATCAAATCAAGGGTGCAATAAATACAATTAAAGATGCTCTTTTAAAAATTCAAAACAACAAAGAAGATCTTAAAAACAAAATTAATAATCTGCCAAACCTTAACAATAAAGAAAAAGAAAACTTTATCAGCGAAATCAACAAACACCAAGAAGATGATGATCAAATTTACAATATTTACAAAGATGCTCTTGATAAAAACAATAAAAAACAAGAACTTATCAATTTAATTAATGAAAAAGAAAATCTTTCAGAAGAAGATAAAGCCAAGTTAAAAGAACACATTAAAAACAGCACTTATAATAGCGCAGAAGAATTAAATGAAGCAAAAGAAAATATTAATAATTTAGATGCTTCAATTAGTGATTTATTAAGTGATGAAAATATAAACTTAACTAATGAAAAACTTGATTCAATCATCAATCAAATCAATAATCTTCATTTAAATAATAATGATTACCTTAATTTAGTTAAGTTATTAAAATCATTAAATGGTATTAATGATGCTTTAGCTAAATATCAAGCTTCATGAGTATCTAACAAAGATTACAATGATAAAAAGAAAAATCTTGAAAATGCTATCAAGGAAAATCTAGCTTTTGTGGCTACCGATCCTAGAGTGGTTCTTCAAAATGATAGATTAATCAGACATCAAGAAATATTTGTAAAATTATCTAAAGCAGAAATTCAATTAGTTGATGCTATTTTAAATGCAAATAAGGAAGCATTTGAACAAAATATGGCAAACTTAAAACAAGTTGCTCCTGAACAATATGTAAACTTTGCTAAACAAATAGAACAAGACAAATTTTTTGAAATTGTTTCTAAAAAATCAAAAGTTTCAGCAAATGAAAAACAACAATTGTCTCAAGTAAGCTCAGAAGGAGTTTCAAAAGTTCTTTATAGCGCTTACAAAACCAAAGTTGATTCATTAAAAGTTGGTTCAGCAGCAGCGTTAAAATGATTAGTTATTATGGGTGGTGTGCTTCTTACAGCAGCAGTTATAATTTTTGGTATTGGTTTTGCTAAAAAACGTAAAAAAGGTAATGATTAA